From a region of the Apteryx mantelli isolate bAptMan1 chromosome 20, bAptMan1.hap1, whole genome shotgun sequence genome:
- the LOC136993777 gene encoding olfactory receptor 226-like, translated as MSFDRYVAICQPLHYAAIMKQQLCTRLVGAGWVIGFTLSSYHVVLLSKLTFCGPNKIQHFFCDNSPLFKLSCSDASLLWKADSILISFVVLGSLCLILVSYMCIFHCILHMPAASGRKKAFATCSSHLTALAIVYGSCIVLYAQPSEEVSLETNRIVALLNTA; from the coding sequence atgtcctttgaccgctacgttgccatctgccaacctttgcattatgctgccatcatgaagcagcagctctgcacccgtctggttggtgctgggtgggtcataggcttcacactctcgagttaccacgtggtcctgctctcaaagctgaccttctgtggccccaacaagatccagcattttttctgtgacaactcccccttattcaaactgtcctgctctgacgccagcctgctttggaaagcagactccattctgatatcatttgtagtgctgggttccttatgtttaatcctggtgtcctacatgtgcatcttccactgtattctgcacatgccagcagcatctgggaggaagaaagcttttgctacatgttcttcccatctcactgccttagccattgtctatggaagctgcattgttctctatgcacagccctcagaagaggtttccttggagaccaacagaattgtagctttgctgaacactgcc